AAGGTGTCAGAGTGTCGCTTTTATTACTTTACATCATCTCAAGACTCAAACATCTGCTGCATTTCAGGCAGGAGTACTAAATTAAAATACTGTTCGTCTTATTTTCAAATCCTTTCGCAGCAATGGAACATGTAGTCTATAAAAGCACACGTTAAATCTCAAGAGCCATTTTTAAATCCACCACTCCAACATCATATTGGCTTTTCCTCCCCTGTGTGGATTAGTGGCTTTATAAGCTCTAGTTCATAACTTCAGTCTAGCCCCAAAAGAAGCTGCAGGACACACATTTACTGCACTATGTAAACAAAGAGCTGGTGAATCACACATGTTTATGTTTGCGTATGTGCACCTTACTTAGTCTTCATCATACTCAAAACTACAAGACAGAACTCTGGTTAAAGAACAATCTCTCAgctaaaaactgattttgttcCAAATACACAAATCGgctaattaaaaatatatatataattcagaAGTTTGTTCGTCTCCCACCTCTTTAACACGATGGGGACAGAAACGGCGGGGTTTTTCTTCAGGCCATCGATGATGTCGGGCGCCTTGTCTCCGTATATCCTCTGGATGGCTTTGCGGTGTACGACCTCCGAGGAGCCGCCCAGCGTGTTGTCCAAGCGGAACTTGGCCTGCTCCTCCGCTGACATGCGGGACAACTTCCGCTGTACCGTCTCCAGGACTCTGATGGTCGCTAAGTTGGTCTCCAGTACGACATCCAACtgtgggtgaaaaaaaaagaaggcggTTTTAATACCAATTTCCGTGTGTGcaccaaggttataatagttttgaattttcaattatcttattttagttttgacttttcgatttcatttgtttagttttagttcgttttcagagtgtgtttgctagttttagtttagtttcagtttttcagaaaggtttagtttattttttatatatttagttttacagtagttttagtttgtttttgttagggccagctaCAATGTCTCAGAAGTAGCTACATATATActtacaaaatacatggttggagaactatGTAGGAACGGccaaaatgtttaatgtttaatcttcgcgCTACTTTAGTGTCTGATGTGAAGCGATTGCGGCATAGTGCCATCTACTGGAAGGTCAAGtccgttcaatttctgtggttcatttgtatttgttttttaacaaggcaatattagttttactttttcttaaaggatatagttCTTATTtggtttcagtttactaaaaatatttttcaccgtttattttagttttagtttactataataaccctggtgtGCATGCCCTTTATCATTAATTCAAAAGCTCATACTGTATTATCTTCCACTGTTCACCACTGAGCAGTTTCACTGTAGTAATTCAAAAGTATTTGTTCAAAGACaaagatgagaaaaaaagacatcctGGAAGAAGAAAACGTAACAGCTATATATTTCACCCCTGTGGTGACATCGACAGACAAGTCATCAATGTTTAATGTTCCTGCTCACCTCAAAGCGTTCGTCCTCACATCTGTAGATATGCTCTTCGTACTGAGTCTTCTTTGAGCTGACAAACGTGGAGTCCTCAGACCAGGAGGGGAAGGAGACCCAGGTGTCGTTTAAGACCTGGACGCCGGAAGAAGCAAACACTGTGTCATCTTTAAGAAGGTCCATGCTCTTATCTCCTCTTTTTAATACATCCAATCTGTccacattcacatatttttgtttttcttgactGGATCAAGATAAGACAGCTGACGTTTCAGCAATCGGAAAACTTGTCAggctttaaaagaaaaacttgACTTGATGATGCAGTTTATTTCCAAATCTAACTTGCTCTCACCTCTTTACAAAGTGGAGTCCTGCCGGTGCACTTGGGCTGTTGGTAGCTTTTGGGCAGAGCCCTGTAACTGGAGCCTAGCCTCTTACAGGAAGCATAATCAATCTCCATGGCGATGCCCTCGGTGGCCCGTTCCTTAGGGTACGGTTCGATGTGGGACATTTCCCGATATCCCAAGAAGTTTTTAAACCAGTTGAACAGCTCAGGGAATTTTCTGTATAACATAATTAAGTGAAAAACATatgtatgatatatatatatatatatatatatatatacagtgtactgtgaaaaaaaaaccatTTATGTAATTTTCCAGGTGAGACTCACCCTAAAAAGGGCAGCACCAGCTGCACTAGTTCCGCCCTGGAGATCACCTCTTGATTAAAGATGACCAGACACCGCAGGAAGTTGTCGTAGGCCTCTGTACTTCGCAAGGCTTTGCGCACCTGtggtgaaaaataaataaacaatatgtgacagagccatgtggaggtATATAAAATAACCAAACTACTacggctgtgtattggcaagaatctggcgatatgattcATATCACGATAGAGGGGTTATGATTccatatattgtgatataatgCGTAGTAGACGCAAATTCACATAGAACATTTTGTtaaaaggaaactaaaataGTTTACAGAGGTTTAGGCTGTACAACAATTTACCTCAGACAAACTGCCAGATGTTGCTTTGGGTCAATAGGATCCTGGTTTTGACCTCTGCCTGCACAAATCTATTTGAACCTTTTAATGAATAAGTGTCGCAACTGTCGTAAATTGCATCTCTGCCCGTAAGAATAGTTTTGATGTGAAATAGTCGCAggtgagtattttgcattttcgtgttTTTATTCGTCACGTCCCCCGTTGTGTAAAGGCTGTGTCACTGTCTGCAACAAAGAGTCTTAGATACTTACTGTGAGTttacatgttaaaaaaatattaatattattagatacttgataaaacaaatcaatataaaaacattatcACTGTCTCCGTTTTACTTTTCCAAGCttttgctttgatttaaaatgcTATCTGTGAGTAATTTCCTTTATATCCTGAGTTCATATCCTGTAATTAAATGACTGTTTGCTTTTCACACCAACACAAAGATAAAACACAgcatactaaaaaaaaagaaactcacCTTCTCAAAGAACAGAGATTCTGTTCCGACTCCATGCTTGCTGGCCTCTGCCACCGACGGATCTTTCAGATTCAGTAACTTCGGCTTCTTCTGTAGCGTCACCAAAAACAGCAACGAGAAGACGTCGGTACAATCGTTACaaaaaacagacaggaaataAGAAAGGAAGCAGGAGTATACGGGACTATAGCTTCAGCAGTATGTGAggatgcatgcatgcatgtaccTTGACAGGGGGTGTGGTCCCTGGAGTTGGATGACGACGGATCTGGCAGCCGTTCTGATTGGGCCTCTGTTTGTTGTTGAGCTGCAGCTTCTTGGCAGTACCACCGTGGTCGTTCCGTACGGACTCTGCCTTCTCAGCTGTGGTCTTACTTAGCAGCTATGGAGAATACACAACACTGATTAAGACGAGGGAACATGGATCTCCAGAGCTACAGATACGATGGGATTATTCCAACAGGTCATTGTTAAGAACAAGTTTGAATGTAGATTATTTAACTGGTATAAAGTACGCAAATGAGGCTCATTGAGAAACAGCACATCCTTAAAGTAACTCTTTAACTCCATACTTAAAGTAAGTGCTTATACAGAAGGGTCTCAGCTCACCACTGAACTGTTGGCGTCAGGGAGAAATTGCCCAAACTCTGAGAGCAGGTCTTCTTGGTTCTTGAATAGTCTGGCCACCTGAGCGTACACCTCCTGCTCCGTCAGAGCCGGTGTGTAGTTCCCACCAGCCTCCTTAGCGTTACGCTGCTCCTTCTGTAGTggacaaacacaagtttactgtGAAGTTACTGGTGAAACTGAGTAATAAGAGAGGTCAAAAAGGCCTCCCGTTTTCTTATTTCAAGCTGGCAAACTCCAGTGGGATGAATAAGGTGACAGTTTTGAGAATCGGGTCGAACTTGTCGTCGTGTCGCCGCTCCACCTGGGGCCAAACAAAGCTAAGCTTACTTTGAACAAGGTGACGTTACTGAAACAGCAACATTTCCAGTTTCATAACCGAAAACAGTTTCATTACAGACATGAGGTCTAGCGGGGTACTTCATTAAAGAGGAAGTGCACACTACAGTTTATTTGTGCAATGATTCTTGTGTTAATACACATAAACATATTGTTGTTTCTGCTCAAAATGAGCCTGTATGTGTCGTCTTCGATTAAAAAGTTCGGTCACAATAATAACACTTATTGtacaatatatggacatgacctcaatcatttttttGGTATCGACTTAATGTCCACAGCTCCGCTGTAGGAACAGTTTGGGTTTGAGCCGAATGAGAGAGGAGTGTTGCTGTTACTTATCTCTAACTTATTGCTTTATATGTTGTTACTTTGCACTTTTTGTGAACAAATGCCCTGATCATCGAGAAACTGAGAAACTTCCGGATATTCCCTATTGGAATGAATGACTCACTATACCCCCGTGCCAAATGTTTGATATTTATTGAAGTGCAATTTTTGTTATCAGAGCCCGAGggtccattttatttattgtttcggttgtgtgattttattttattaatgttttatatatttaggatattttaatatttttttcacattccaATTCCAATGTATGAATATTCTTAAGAATTAAAAGTTCATTGCTCTTTGAAAAGGTGTACttgcattattatgctattatattatcattatatcagtggcataaaatggtcttaaaatgacaataatatattttatcagTTATTTCTGGGACAACATATCGTCCAACAAACGTAGTTATTGTGACAGGCCTAGTGACGACATTGGTAGGACTAAGAGGTCTGCTATATACTATATTCTCTCTGAATATATGCTATATTCAGAGTTTAACATCATATTTAGGTTGTGTAAAGTGACACTTCACTTTATAGAGACACTAAGAAAGTCTCTCGTGGTCATGGCGACGAGTTTGCAGCATTGTTAATTGCACCGTTTCATATTAGCAACGGAATAATTAGATCTTTTTAAAGCACAAAAAGTACTTtctaaaaaaatttttttactttatgcCAAAGTTTCTGTTTCAGTTTCTGCCACTGACCTGGTACGTGTGGAGGATCTCCAGGAACGCTTTGTAGATGTCGGGCTGGCCCTGGAAGCGGTTCTTGATCTTGTTGACGTAGTTGATGGCGTGGTTGAACTCCACTGGCTGGTTGTTCTGCATGGGCGGCCCAGTGGGGGTCCCGCTGAGTGGCGGGTGGAGCTGCATGGGCGGGGAGCGAGGGGAGGTGTACGCAGGGATGGACGGATTGCTCTGACTGCTCGGTGTCAACGCCTGGGGCTGAAGAGGCTGGGGAAGGCCACAACATTAAAGTTTTAGTGGTGTTTAACCAGAGGCTGCATCacgaaacacttttttttttttttttttaaactttgaacCTCTGTGGAGATGGGAGtaaaaatatctttttgttTGTACAACTCTGCTGGTGTCACTCCGATTCACTCACCTTGCTCATCTTGGCGGGGGTGGGCTGCGTCAGGAGGGGCGGAGCGGTGGTGATTGCAGCAGACGGGAGCTGGGGCGGATGTTGGGGAGCTACTCCCGTTATGGGGATGTTCTGGACTGAAATGCCATGCGGGGTGATGTGGTGGATCTGACCCGGCGTGGTCACGTTGACCAGGTCAGGGTTCTGGACCTCGATCTTGTAGCCGGGCGGCAGGAAGGTGTTGAAGCCCATGATGAGGTCGGGGTGACCTTTGAAGAGCTGTGACACTCTGCTGATGACCCCAGGGGTGTCAATACTGgagaaacaaaacataaaatacacagAATGAATTCAAGTCTACCCTGGATGTCAACCTGCCAATCCTCTCAATTTTCTGGGATTATTCATGTATCACTGATTCAGAAGATTGATTACACAACTTTAAAGATGACTAAAAGTTAAGACTGAATCCTCAAGCTCACACAAACCCATGCACAGCTTCTAGTTATCATGCTCTCTTAGCAAAACTTTCTGACTGACCTTCTGCTTGAAGAATAAATTAACTAAAATTTCTTGGTTGTGTCTCTATAATTTAGTCACAATTTTATCCTCATATATTTTCCCAATCTGACAAATGCAGCTGCAACTGTCATCCTGTTTTAGTTTACCAGACTAAGAGCAGCTTGTACCCTTTCAACTTCAGATTGTTCTGAACAAATGCCAACTTTTACCTACAATCTCTGACAAGGATAACAGACTGATCGTTCTCAACAAATGAGGTCAATGAAAAATGATCTTTacggaggcaaaaaaaaaatccaggtTTGAAAACTAGTCAAacactttttatgtttttttgggaCACGTGGGAATTGTTCTAGTTAAAAAACCTGAATGAGAGTTGTGGCCTTATCATTCGGCTTCTGCAAGTTACAGACAAGCTggttattattttcattattaatagtattattagtagtgaATTGTGCAAATTGGTTACCATGACACTGTTGTTCAAGGTAGGACTGAACGGGTAAGAACTCATAACATGTATATTTTGAAACACAAAGTTGTCCGACTTTGGGTGTTCATCCTAATAAAACTAATGTAAAATCAAACAGCGGCCTCACCTTTGAGACTTGAACTCTTTCATTATGTCCAGAAAGTCATTATAGACCTGAGGCTGGTTGCCAAACTGCAGTTTCACTTGATCCAAGTAAGACAAAGCATCTTCCACCTTGGGGAAAAAGAAGAGGGAAAGTCAATTTCATCAATCTGCCAATCTGTTTTTCTTGTACACTCACTTTTGGCAGCAGTGCCTCGATTCTGATATTAAACACCAAACATTCATACAGTAAaagaactagggatgtcacgagaaccgatacttcggtaccaagtcgatgccaaaattctgaaaacgtgacggaaTTATGACACgttttaacttcctaacaaaaaccagtatgcaaacggtattaaaaggagtggatgttgaagtacatgggatttactttttatactgtggtatcaAATTTGTATTGTAAaacgtggaatttcactggtattggtaccaactactaaatttctggtatcgtgacatccctaaaaaGAACTATAACTTCATATAACAAATAAACAGCGACCATTTACCATCGCATTTCAAAATCTTGACAGACACTGGGGAAAAaagcagtaaataaataaataaataaataatttaacttGGGTCTTAAAATGTTCATTAAAATGATctactacagtatgtttttaAATGCTTCCCTGTGAACCATCTGCATGGCTAGAAACAACTAGGGTTGAAGGGGAAAATGTGATTTCTTTATGATTAGGGTGAACCGGCCATTTAACTAACCAGAAAATGTGTTCAAACtacaaacaacagaacaaatcaACTAAACATTTAACGggctaaaaacacacacattgccCTGAAGCCTCTGATAACGCCTGTAGATTTATTTTCACTAACTTCTTTGGCTTGAAAACTCTTTGACATTTGCAATTTTTCCATGGGAACCCGTAAGAACCTGTCAAAATAAAACGGGCCGACTGACCTTGAGCCTCTGGAACTGCTGGCCCTGTGCAGAGGCTTGGGGAGCAGCTGTGTGGCTGTGCCCTGACATCACTGAGGGCCCATGGGACTGGACTGCTGGGCTGTGGTGGTGGGACCCGCCATGGACGGCTGGGCTCGGAGTGTGCCCATGCCCGCCGCTGTTCTGGGCCACGGTGGGAACCTGGGAAAGTAGAGACACCTATAACAACGAAGGCaagtagttaggtttagtataTCTGGTGAGATATCTGATGGATAGCATTGTGACTTTGTCATGAAAGGACCAATCATTTAAAATCACCACATACAATAAGAAataccaaagaaattcttagtcaactaacactcatacaattttgtcaactaatctaTTAGTTAATTTAATCGACAGCTCTGTAAAActtagtttctccacaaagaatcacacaaaagcaccacttaaaatcttgtgtttaccagagatgtgctcataagtttcttagaaataagtcattcagcatgaaaaatgactaattgactaaagaaatcttagtggaCTACGACCAAAAAGACCAATTAGTCAAACAGGAGCAGCCCTACAATTTATCATTATAAAAATTGAGACATGCTGGCGGCttacagaaagaaaaaacacagctTCATGAGCAACGGGTGACTTAAAACTGCTGTATTTGACCTAGTTTTAAATCTAAAAGTCAGTAAgcttaaaacaaatctgcagtGGACGAGCGTCGTATACCTGGTATCCCTGGGGGACGGAGTACTGGACGCCTGCTGTGGGCTGCATGTTGTCAGACACGGCCTCATACACCGCCGGGGCCGGAGCAGGGGCCAGGACGCGATGCTGGAAAACCTCCGTGTTGCCAGCGAGGCGCCGCTGCTGGGACGCAAAAACCGTTTCCTGATCCTCCAGTCGCCGCTTCATTATGAACTCATACTCGGAGGAGCTGAGAGACCTGCGGATAAAGAGCATATGGACCCTATTTCACACTGGCAGGCTTCTGTCAGGTTATCAGAATACATTAAATCAGCTTCTTGATTTCATTCAATACTTTGTTGAGGAGCATATGgcagtcattttttatttttttttttacttcaaccGTGAATTTATGGATATACACAGTGCCAGCTAGCCACTTCGGTTGTTTGGCTTGGGAAGAAAATTATTCCATGGTCTCTGATCATATAGCCAATGAAACACTCAATGCTTTTAGCTGCACAAAGACGCCTGAGGGGTGACAGAGGTCAATGGGACCGTATTGATTTACTAACTTTTGATAGTGCATGTCAGTTTCAGTTTTTGGGACGTTATTTTTTTGGGAACTAGGTCAAAGTTACACCGACATAAGATTAACTTTGTGCGTGTCATTGCAGACTCCAAGTGTCTGATTACACTTTTGTTATTGTCGACATCCCACTCCCGAGCCTCAGCAGCAACACCATGCCCAAAATTGTATACACAAGAGATGTGCTGCTGATCATCATCATCCCAAAACTTGAAGCTCCATCCTGCTACATACGTAACTAACTACAGAGCAGCTACGTCACCAAAGGATTGTCGCACAGATGGTGCAGCAACAGTATGAAAATGAGGCAATTTGTGTGAGCACAAGCAGATTGGAGAGGGGTATTATTTAAGGAAAAGTAAACAGTTGGGGCCGAGCACCCTGAAACATACAGCTTTTGCTCCTTTTATGGACTGTATctgttgttttatgttgtgcATTTCTGAGTAACTTATTTCTTTCTTTGGATAGTAAAGTTAAATTTGATTTGATGAAGGGGAAAAACTCTCTAGCTAGCCTACTAAACGGctgttgagaaggaggttaaataacgctccaaacttacactaaattttggcgaggaaaaactgccatggccattttcacaggggtcccttgacctatgacccgagatatgtgaatgaaaatgggttctatgggtacccacgagtctcccatttacagacatgcccactttatgataatcacatgcagtttgggggcaagtagtcaagtcagcacactgacacactgacacactgacagctgttgttgcctgttcggctg
The nucleotide sequence above comes from Sebastes fasciatus isolate fSebFas1 chromosome 4, fSebFas1.pri, whole genome shotgun sequence. Encoded proteins:
- the sin3aa gene encoding SIN3 transcription regulator family member Aa isoform X2, with the translated sequence MKRRLEDQETVFASQQRRLAGNTEVFQHRVLAPAPAPAVYEAVSDNMQPTAGVQYSVPQGYQVSLLSQVPTVAQNSGGHGHTPSPAVHGGSHHHSPAVQSHGPSVMSGHSHTAAPQASAQGQQFQRLKVEDALSYLDQVKLQFGNQPQVYNDFLDIMKEFKSQSIDTPGVISRVSQLFKGHPDLIMGFNTFLPPGYKIEVQNPDLVNVTTPGQIHHITPHGISVQNIPITGVAPQHPPQLPSAAITTAPPLLTQPTPAKMSKPLQPQALTPSSQSNPSIPAYTSPRSPPMQLHPPLSGTPTGPPMQNNQPVEFNHAINYVNKIKNRFQGQPDIYKAFLEILHTYQKEQRNAKEAGGNYTPALTEQEVYAQVARLFKNQEDLLSEFGQFLPDANSSVLLSKTTAEKAESVRNDHGGTAKKLQLNNKQRPNQNGCQIRRHPTPGTTPPVKKPKLLNLKDPSVAEASKHGVGTESLFFEKVRKALRSTEAYDNFLRCLVIFNQEVISRAELVQLVLPFLGKFPELFNWFKNFLGYREMSHIEPYPKERATEGIAMEIDYASCKRLGSSYRALPKSYQQPKCTGRTPLCKEVLNDTWVSFPSWSEDSTFVSSKKTQYEEHIYRCEDERFELDVVLETNLATIRVLETVQRKLSRMSAEEQAKFRLDNTLGGSSEVVHRKAIQRIYGDKAPDIIDGLKKNPAVSVPIVLKRLKTKEEEWREAQRGFNKIWRDQNEKYYLKSLDHQGINFKQNDTKMLRSKSLLNEIESLYDERQEQASEENATPPTGPHLTLAYEDSQILEDAAALIIHHVRRQTGIQKEDKYKIKQIIYHFIPDMLFSQRGELSDVEEEEEEEEEEMDLEEGASKKHNGVPGSGSPSKSKLLFGNTAAQKLRGSDDAYNLFYVNNNWYIFQRLHQTLCSRLLRLYGQAERQIEEEVRERDWEREVLGLKKEKNDNPAIQLRLKEPMDIEVEDYYSAFLEMVRNLLDGNMEASQYEDSLREMFTIHAYTAFTMDKLIQSIVRQLQHIVSDEICVQVTDLYLSESANSASGGTMSTQSSRSSAEAMYQRKAEQLMSDENCFKVMFSRNRGQVQLTVELLDTEEENSDEPMEAERWSDYVGRYLNSDSTTPELREHLAQKPVFLPRNLRRIRKYQKGQEQLDKEACEGGKKSLAKEKMECMFRINSYKMVYVFKSEDYMYRRTALLRAHQSHERVSTRLHKRFQAWVDVWAKEHVTRDMNAETNKWLMGKAREGLLPCTTSCHPEILHFVNINKYRVKYGPPNKAP
- the sin3aa gene encoding SIN3 transcription regulator family member Aa isoform X1 codes for the protein MKRRLEDQETVFASQQRRLAGNTEVFQHRVLAPAPAPAVYEAVSDNMQPTAGVQYSVPQGYQVSLLSQVPTVAQNSGGHGHTPSPAVHGGSHHHSPAVQSHGPSVMSGHSHTAAPQASAQGQQFQRLKVEDALSYLDQVKLQFGNQPQVYNDFLDIMKEFKSQSIDTPGVISRVSQLFKGHPDLIMGFNTFLPPGYKIEVQNPDLVNVTTPGQIHHITPHGISVQNIPITGVAPQHPPQLPSAAITTAPPLLTQPTPAKMSKPLQPQALTPSSQSNPSIPAYTSPRSPPMQLHPPLSGTPTGPPMQNNQPVEFNHAINYVNKIKNRFQGQPDIYKAFLEILHTYQKEQRNAKEAGGNYTPALTEQEVYAQVARLFKNQEDLLSEFGQFLPDANSSVLLSKTTAEKAESVRNDHGGTAKKLQLNNKQRPNQNGCQIRRHPTPGTTPPVKKKPKLLNLKDPSVAEASKHGVGTESLFFEKVRKALRSTEAYDNFLRCLVIFNQEVISRAELVQLVLPFLGKFPELFNWFKNFLGYREMSHIEPYPKERATEGIAMEIDYASCKRLGSSYRALPKSYQQPKCTGRTPLCKEVLNDTWVSFPSWSEDSTFVSSKKTQYEEHIYRCEDERFELDVVLETNLATIRVLETVQRKLSRMSAEEQAKFRLDNTLGGSSEVVHRKAIQRIYGDKAPDIIDGLKKNPAVSVPIVLKRLKTKEEEWREAQRGFNKIWRDQNEKYYLKSLDHQGINFKQNDTKMLRSKSLLNEIESLYDERQEQASEENATPPTGPHLTLAYEDSQILEDAAALIIHHVRRQTGIQKEDKYKIKQIIYHFIPDMLFSQRGELSDVEEEEEEEEEEMDLEEGASKKHNGVPGSGSPSKSKLLFGNTAAQKLRGSDDAYNLFYVNNNWYIFQRLHQTLCSRLLRLYGQAERQIEEEVRERDWEREVLGLKKEKNDNPAIQLRLKEPMDIEVEDYYSAFLEMVRNLLDGNMEASQYEDSLREMFTIHAYTAFTMDKLIQSIVRQLQHIVSDEICVQVTDLYLSESANSASGGTMSTQSSRSSAEAMYQRKAEQLMSDENCFKVMFSRNRGQVQLTVELLDTEEENSDEPMEAERWSDYVGRYLNSDSTTPELREHLAQKPVFLPRNLRRIRKYQKGQEQLDKEACEGGKKSLAKEKMECMFRINSYKMVYVFKSEDYMYRRTALLRAHQSHERVSTRLHKRFQAWVDVWAKEHVTRDMNAETNKWLMGKAREGLLPCTTSCHPEILHFVNINKYRVKYGPPNKAP
- the sin3aa gene encoding SIN3 transcription regulator family member Aa isoform X3, yielding MKRRLEDQETVFASQQRRLAGNTEVFQHRVLAPAPAPAVYEAVSDNMQPTAGVQYSVPQGYQVSLLSQVPTVAQNSGGHGHTPSPAVHGGSHHHSPAVQSHGPSVMSGHSHTAAPQASAQGQQFQRLKVEDALSYLDQVKLQFGNQPQVYNDFLDIMKEFKSQSIDTPGVISRVSQLFKGHPDLIMGFNTFLPPGYKIEVQNPDLVNVTTPGQIHHITPHGISVQNIPITGVAPQHPPQLPSAAITTAPPLLTQPTPAKMSKPLQPQALTPSSQSNPSIPAYTSPRSPPMQLHPPLSGTPTGPPMQNNQPVEFNHAINYVNKIKNRFQGQPDIYKAFLEILHTYQKEQRNAKEAGGNYTPALTEQEVYAQVARLFKNQEDLLSEFGQFLPDANSSVLLSKTTAEKAESVRNDHGGTAKKLQLNNKQRPNQNGCQIRRHPTPGTTPPVKKKPKLLNLKDPSVAEASKHGVGTESLFFEKVRKALRSTEAYDNFLRCLVIFNQEVISRAELVQLVLPFLGKFPELFNWFKNFLGYREMSHIEPYPKERATEGIAMEIDYASCKRLGSSYRALPKSYQQPKCTGRTPLCKEVLNDTWVSFPSWSEDSTFVSSKKTQYEEHIYRCEDERFELDVVLETNLATIRVLETVQRKLSRMSAEEQAKFRLDNTLGGSSEVVHRKAIQRIYGDKAPDIIDGLKKNPAVSVPIVLKRLKTKEEEWREAQRGFNKIWRDQNEKYYLKSLDHQGINFKQNDTKMLRSKSLLNEIESLYDERQEQASEENATPPTGPHLTLAYEDSQILEDAAALIIHHVRRQTGIQKEDKYKIKQIIYHFIPDMLFSQRGELSDVEEEEEEEEEEMDLEEGASKKHNGVPGSGSPSKSKLLFGNTAAQKLRGSDDAYNLFYVNNNWYIFQRLHQTLCSRLLRLYGQAERQIEEEVRERDWEREVLGLKKEKNDNPAIQLRLKEPMDIEVEDYYSAFLEMVRNLLDGNMEASQYEDSLREMFTIHAYTAFTMDKLIQSIVRQLQHIVSDEICVQVTDLYLSESANSASGGTMSTQSSRSSAEAMYQRKAEQLMSDENCFKVMFSRNRGQVQLTVELLDTEEENSDEPMEAERWSDYVGRYLNSDSTTPELREHLAQKPVFLPRENRVMLMESETDQEVPEGSRAAGQRGLRGRQEVPGKGENGVHVQNQLLQDGVRLQV